The sequence TGTCGCCGACTCGGTTACCCAGCGCGATCGCCCGCTCCGACGCGTCCCACGAGAGGAACACTAGAGTGACGGCGACCGTTGACCGCCATAGCGACGGCGTTCCGACGACGGTCGTCGCCGTCACGCCGACGAAGACGAGCGCGATGCCGACGGTCGAGAGCGGTCGAGCGACCCGCACGGAGACGGGAAACACGCCGAGGGTCACCGAGAGCGCTCCGAGTCCGCACGCGAGGAGCGGCAGCAGCGTCGGCAACGGCGGAGCGAGAACGACGGCGCCGAGAAGGCCCCCACCGGCGATCAGGAGACCGACCGCGGTAGCCGATCTCCCCGCGAGTCGGTGACCGCGTCGACGGAACCACATCCCGACGGCATAGAGCGTCAGTCCCGCCGTTTCCATGAGCAGCGGCGCGATCCGGATCGCTCCCGTCGAACCGATGAGGCACGCGCCGAAAATCGCGACGAGCGTAACGCCGGCGCTCACGGTCGTCGGAAACGGGTCCGTCGGATCGCCCGGGAGAACGGTCATCGGGTCACCTCGTTTCGTATCGCCGCCTCGAGCGGCGTCGCCGGGTCCCAGTCGACGACCGACGCGCTCGCTCGCCGAAGGGCGTCGATACGGTTGTCTCGCCGGATCCGCGCGAGGTCCGTCCCGAGTGATTCCGCCGCCGTCACGTCGGGAGAGAGAACGGTAACCGGGTGTCCGTCCGCCCGGAGCGAGCGAGCGATCTCGAGCGGCCCGTCGTCGAGCAGCGGCGAGCAGAGGACGACGCCGGTGCCCCGGTCGATCCGCGTTCGAAGCGTGCGGGTCCCTCCGTCGACGGAATCGTCGCTGTTCCGTTCGTCGGGCGGTTCGAGCGGAAGGACGTCCTCGTCCTCGAGTGTCCGTCGCAGCGTCGCCGCGTGGCGGGAACCGGTGTTCGGAGTGACCCAGTGGAACTCGGTGCCGAAGACCGCGAGCCCGATCGGTCCGTCCGACTCGGAGATGGCCTCGAGCAGTTCGCGCGCCGCGGCGCGTTCGTAGAGGACGGCGTGCGGTTCGCCGCGGCCGGTCGAGCGGTAGCAACGGTTCCGAGCGTCGAGACAGAGGACGGTCGCCTGAGAGCGGTTCTCGCGAAAGCTAACGGTCGTCAGTTCGCCGTCCCGAGCGTACCGGTTCCAGTCGATACTGGCGGGCGAATCGCCCGGTCGGTAGGAGCGGACCGTCGAAAACTCGATGCCGCTTTCGCCGTCGGTCGTGGCGGTCGCGCCCGCGTGTCGGTGCGCTATTCGACCGAGCGAAACCGTTCGGACCGGGGAGCGACAGGCGAGTTCCGTCTCTTCCTCGACGGTCGTC comes from Haloterrigena salifodinae and encodes:
- a CDS encoding DUF58 domain-containing protein; amino-acid sequence: MTTRRTTRWNLSLAAAMLTSGTGVLLAEPMLLLVSIPGVVFATYSHVTSAPTPTLEFERSLTDSDPSHGDPVEVTVTLRNAGDRTLPNVCLADGVPPMLSVRNGSARHAAALGPGDETTFSYTVTAKHGVHRFGPASAVLEDASRSIEVETTVEEETELACRSPVRTVSLGRIAHRHAGATATTDGESGIEFSTVRSYRPGDSPASIDWNRYARDGELTTVSFRENRSQATVLCLDARNRCYRSTGRGEPHAVLYERAAARELLEAISESDGPIGLAVFGTEFHWVTPNTGSRHAATLRRTLEDEDVLPLEPPDERNSDDSVDGGTRTLRTRIDRGTGVVLCSPLLDDGPLEIARSLRADGHPVTVLSPDVTAAESLGTDLARIRRDNRIDALRRASASVVDWDPATPLEAAIRNEVTR
- a CDS encoding DUF7519 family protein; translation: MTVLPGDPTDPFPTTVSAGVTLVAIFGACLIGSTGAIRIAPLLMETAGLTLYAVGMWFRRRGHRLAGRSATAVGLLIAGGGLLGAVVLAPPLPTLLPLLACGLGALSVTLGVFPVSVRVARPLSTVGIALVFVGVTATTVVGTPSLWRSTVAVTLVFLSWDASERAIALGNRVGDTAETVAVELTGLAASVVVAAVAIALTLAAARVPITGPSIIGLAFLLVSSVFCLLALTHVPQSVDAD